The sequence CAGCTTCATTCCGGCAATTTCTTCGTCCTGAAGCTCGACCACGCGGCCGACACCATGCTTCGGATAAACGACATAATCCCCAACATCGAAGGCGAGAGCCTTGACTGCCATTGGTATTCCTTTCGACGCGGACAGGACGGGCGAAGGACCGTAAGGGTGCTTTTTCGGGGAGAAAGCTGCAATGTACCGCCAATCAGGCAGTCTTGCGAAGCCCAGCGATCCGTTTGCTTTTGTTGTCCTGCCTTTTCGTGGTGAAAAGACGCCGGACAGGCAGGAGCCCACCAGCGCTTGGCGGCCCATATAACACTTCCGCAATAAAATTACCAGCCCGTTCGGTGTGCACCGCACAGGAAATCGTTTGTTGCCGCCGGATCGACAGCAACAAACGTCATTGCAGCTTGACGGGAAGGGGCAGGGTTGCCCCTTCGCTCAATCGCCTTCGCCGGGCTCGGCCGAGAAGTACTTGTCGAACTTGCCTTCTTCGCCCTTGTGCTCGTCGGCGTCGTCAGGTGCATCCTTCTTGGCGGTGATGTTGGGCCATTCCGCCGAGAACTTCGCGTTCAGCTCGAGCCACTGTTCCAGGCCCGATTCGGTATCGGGAAGAATCGCTTCGGCCGGGCATTCAGGTTCGCAAACGCCGCAGTCGATGCACTCGCTGGGATTGATCACCAGCATGTTATCGCCTTCATAGAAGCAGTCGACGGGGCAAACCTCGACGCAGTCCATGAATTTGCAGCGGATGCAGGCGTCAGTGACGACATAGGTCATGGCGAATTTCGTCCCTCAGTATCTCTTTGAAGCCGTGCTAGAGGCGTTGCACCCGGATCGTCAAGCACCCGATAACAGCCTTGGGCTTCCAGCGCCGGTCCGCGCCGGTCGGGTAGGGCAAGAACCTCGATCACCTTGACGCAAGCGTGCATCGGCAGAACCAGCACATCACCGCATTTCACATCGGCACTGGCGCGTTCGATGCGGCGACCGTTGATGCGGATATGACCATCGGCCACCCAATCCTGCGCCAACCCACGCGAGGCGGAAAATCGCAAGAACCACAACACCTTGTCGATCCGCAACTGGCGCTCTCCCCCTAACGTGTCACGAGTTCCGCAAGCGCGGCAAAGGCCCCGGTCGGCGGTGGCAGAGACCGCGATGGCTGGGCCGGAGCGGCACGCGAAGGCCGCCATTCCCACAGCGGCGGCATGGCAGGCCCCGCTGCGCCTTCGGGCAAAGGGCGGCGGACGAATACGCGAAAAGCGGCAGCACGCAGCAAGGCTGTAAAGCTTGCAGTGGAAAGTCCCATGGAACGCGCAAGCGCAGGGTCAATAATAAAGCGGCGGCCCTTTGCGGCCAGGCGCGCGGCATGAGCGGCATGAAGCAGCTTTTCCGCAAGGTCGACCCGCAGGTTCTGCGTGCCCACGCGGCGATACCCCGCCAGCGGTTCCTTGCTGCTGACGACGGGACTGGCCGATTGCGGCGGCGCGGGCGGCTTTGCGCCCCACACCCGCGCCAGTGCCGCCCACAAGGCAAGCGGCGCGGGGCGCAGCATCGCGGGCACGAACAGATCGAGCGCACCGATCCGCACGCCAAGCTTCTTCATGCGTTCACGCTGCGCCGGATCGAGCCTGTCAAGGCCCGATTCATCGCGCGGCAGGATGCCGCCCGCTTCAACTAGATGCAGCAGCAGCGCGCGCAAGTTTGCCCCCGATTCACTGGCCCGGCTCGCTTGTGACAAACCGATAAGCGGGCCGAGCAGGCCGCCTACATGCGCAGCGAACCAGTCCTGCAAAGCCTGTGTCACACGGGCTTTAAGGAGTGGAGGCAAGCGATCCAGCGCCGCGTCGGTCCTGATGCGCGGGTCGAGAATGCTGCGTCCCCGCTCAAGCCGAGCCACAATCATGTCCCGCCAGACCATCGTACCTTGGCGAAGGGTCAGCCCCCCTGCCTCGCCGGCACTGGCCAGCAGTTCCGCGCCCCGCGATTCCAGCAGCGCGGGCAAGTGCCTTTCGGCAGCAGCGAGCAGCAATTTGCGATCCGCTGCACGGGCGAGGGGATCAACCACGAAGCGGAAGCCCTCCAGGTGGCCGATGGGTTCGTCATCCACCAGCACCGATCCGGATTCAGACAGGCGGACCGGAAGCAGGCCCGCATCAGCGCCTGCCTTGCGCATCAGCACGGTCGTACGGCGATTGACGAAGCGCTCGGTCAGCCGCGCGTGCAGGGCATCGGACAGGCGGGTTTCCACGGCGCGGGCGCGGGCCGACATTTCTTCCTTCGCCAGCACCCAGTCAGCGCGCTGAGCGATATACGACCATGACCGGATTGCGGAAATGCGGCCTTGCAGCGTGTCGATATCGCCTGCCGGGACATCGAGTTGCGCGATGGCCTGCGCGACGTAATCTGCGCCGAGATAGCCATGGCGCAAATCCTGCCACAGGCGAGCGATGAATCGGCTGTGCGTCTCCTCGCCTTGTTGCCGGAAATCGGGCAGACGGCAGACTTCCCAGAACCTCTGCACCATGCGCGCGCCGCGAATATCGGAGATTTCAGGCTCTTCGGATAATCGCTTGAGCACGGCAAGATCGATGGATTGCGGCGGCGTGGCCAGTTCGGCGCGCGGCGGCAGGCTTTCGAGATCCTCGATCAGCGTCGCCAGACTGTCAAAGCGCGGCTCGGCCTCGCGCCAGAACAGGCGGGTGAGCGGCGGGAAGCGGTGCTCCTCGATTGCGTAGATTTCTTCGGGGGTGAATTCGGGATCGTGCCCACCCATGCCAGAAAGGGTGCCGAAGGTGCCATCACGCTGGTGCCGCCCGGCGCGACCCGCGATCTGCGCCATTTCTGCCGTGGTCAACCGCCGCTGGCGGTGGCCGTCGTATTTAGACAGGCCCGCAAATGCGACGTGGTGCACATCGAGATTGAGGCCCATGCCGATGGCGTCGGTCGCCACCAGATAATCGACCTCGCCCGATTGATACATCGCGACCTGGGCATTGCGCGTCTGCGGGCTTAGCGCGCCCATGACGACAGCCGCGCCGCCGCGAAAGCGCCGCAACATTTCGGCCATGACATAGACCTGCTCGGCACTGAACGCGACAATCGCGCTGCGCGGCGGGATGCGCGAGAGCTTCTTCGCGCCGACGTGAGTCAGCGTGGAAAAGCGCGGACGCGAAACGATTTCCGCTTCGGGCACCAGCGCCTTGATCATCGGTTGCAGCGTGGCCGAACCGAGCAGCATTGTCTCCTCCCGCCCGCGGGTGTGGAGCAGACGGTCAGTGAACACATGGCCGCGTTCGGGATCGGCAGAAAGCTGGGCCTCGTCCAGAGCCACGAAAGCGAGATCGGGGCGCGAGGGCATGGCCTCGACCGTGCACAGATGCCAGCGCGCGCCTTTCGGCTCGATCCGCTCTTCCCCGGTAATCAGCGCGACCTTGTCCGGCCCCTTGATCGCGCAGACCCGGTCATAGACCTCTCGCGCAAGGAGCCGCAGAGGAAAGCCGATTGCACCGGAAGAGTGCGCGCAGAGTCGCTCGATGGCGAGATGGGTCTTGCCGGTATTGGTGGGACCGAGCACGGCCTTGACCACGCCCGTGTGGGACGGGCGGCGAGGCTGGGCTGGCGTGCGACTGGCCATGGGAAGGAATGTGGCGGGCATCATGGCCTGAAACAAGCGAGGGGGCCGATTTTATCCCCTGCCCGAACGGACGGGACCGGTTCCACATTGGGCCAAAGCAAAAAAAGCCCGGATCGCTCCGGGCTTTTCGTGTTGCTGATGCGCCAGCGCTTACTGGTTCATCGTGGCAAAGAAATCCTCGTTGGTCTTGGATTCCTTCATCTTATCGAGCAGGAATTCCATCGCGTCGATGGTGCCCATCTGCATGAGGATGCGGCGCAGGACCCACATCTTCGACAGCTGGTCCTTGGCGACGAGCAATTCTTCCTTGCGGGTTCCGCTCTTGCCCACGTCGAGTGCCGGGAAGATGCGCTTGTCGGCAACCTTGCGGTCCAGCACGATTTCCGAGTTGCCGGTGCCCTTGAACTCTTCGAAGATCACTTCGTCCATGCGGCTGCCGGTGTCGATCAGCGCAGTCGCAATGATGGAGAGTGAACCACCCTCCTCGATATTGCGCGCGGCACCAAAGAAGCGCTTGGGGCGCTGCAGAGCGTTGGCGTCAACACCGCCGGTCAGCACCTTGCCCGATGACGGGACAACGGTGTTGTAGGCGCGGCCAAGGCGGGTGATCGAGTCCAGCAGGATCACGACGTCACGCTTGTGCTCGACCAGGCGCTTGGCCTTCTCGATGACCATTTC is a genomic window of Novosphingobium sp. MMS21-SN21R containing:
- a CDS encoding RNA-binding S4 domain-containing protein; amino-acid sequence: MRIDKVLWFLRFSASRGLAQDWVADGHIRINGRRIERASADVKCGDVLVLPMHACVKVIEVLALPDRRGPALEAQGCYRVLDDPGATPLARLQRDTEGRNSP
- the fdxA gene encoding ferredoxin FdxA translates to MTYVVTDACIRCKFMDCVEVCPVDCFYEGDNMLVINPSECIDCGVCEPECPAEAILPDTESGLEQWLELNAKFSAEWPNITAKKDAPDDADEHKGEEGKFDKYFSAEPGEGD
- a CDS encoding helicase-related protein, which produces MASRTPAQPRRPSHTGVVKAVLGPTNTGKTHLAIERLCAHSSGAIGFPLRLLAREVYDRVCAIKGPDKVALITGEERIEPKGARWHLCTVEAMPSRPDLAFVALDEAQLSADPERGHVFTDRLLHTRGREETMLLGSATLQPMIKALVPEAEIVSRPRFSTLTHVGAKKLSRIPPRSAIVAFSAEQVYVMAEMLRRFRGGAAVVMGALSPQTRNAQVAMYQSGEVDYLVATDAIGMGLNLDVHHVAFAGLSKYDGHRQRRLTTAEMAQIAGRAGRHQRDGTFGTLSGMGGHDPEFTPEEIYAIEEHRFPPLTRLFWREAEPRFDSLATLIEDLESLPPRAELATPPQSIDLAVLKRLSEEPEISDIRGARMVQRFWEVCRLPDFRQQGEETHSRFIARLWQDLRHGYLGADYVAQAIAQLDVPAGDIDTLQGRISAIRSWSYIAQRADWVLAKEEMSARARAVETRLSDALHARLTERFVNRRTTVLMRKAGADAGLLPVRLSESGSVLVDDEPIGHLEGFRFVVDPLARAADRKLLLAAAERHLPALLESRGAELLASAGEAGGLTLRQGTMVWRDMIVARLERGRSILDPRIRTDAALDRLPPLLKARVTQALQDWFAAHVGGLLGPLIGLSQASRASESGANLRALLLHLVEAGGILPRDESGLDRLDPAQRERMKKLGVRIGALDLFVPAMLRPAPLALWAALARVWGAKPPAPPQSASPVVSSKEPLAGYRRVGTQNLRVDLAEKLLHAAHAARLAAKGRRFIIDPALARSMGLSTASFTALLRAAAFRVFVRRPLPEGAAGPAMPPLWEWRPSRAAPAQPSRSLPPPTGAFAALAELVTR